A genomic region of Caulobacter sp. NIBR2454 contains the following coding sequences:
- the nhaA gene encoding Na+/H+ antiporter NhaA, whose amino-acid sequence MARKITLDFLKTEAASGAALGLAAMAALFIANSPWSGDYFYWLKSVHALQLGPISLELTVSEWIKEGLMAIFFLVVGMEIKYEILRGELSDPRRLATPVLAALGGMAGPAAVYLALSHFMGAPSGGWPIPLATDIAFALAVFGFVGKGLPSSLRIFLLTLAIVDDLGAIALIALLFSDGANFVPLAGVAALLVVGALVAARVRITAPFWVIGFAAVWYLTVLSGLSTSLTAVAFAMIVPLQARKENRQSPIKEAIHDLHPYNAFLVLPLFAFAKAGVSFAGMSASAFISPLVVAIALGLFLGKQAGVFAMAVLASRLGIGARPTGATWMQVYGVSVLCGVGFTMSLFIGVLAFPGAVDSPIQIEVKLGVLGGSLLSVIWAAIILSRARRATPADTDGVERDQIAV is encoded by the coding sequence GTGGCGCGCAAGATTACGCTAGATTTCCTCAAGACCGAGGCCGCCTCCGGCGCCGCGCTCGGCCTCGCCGCCATGGCGGCCCTCTTCATCGCCAACTCGCCCTGGTCGGGCGATTACTTCTATTGGCTCAAGAGCGTCCACGCCCTCCAGCTTGGTCCGATCAGCCTGGAGCTGACGGTCTCCGAATGGATCAAGGAAGGGCTGATGGCCATCTTCTTCCTCGTCGTAGGGATGGAGATCAAATACGAGATCCTGCGCGGAGAGCTGAGCGATCCACGCCGACTCGCGACCCCCGTGCTGGCGGCGCTCGGCGGCATGGCCGGTCCCGCGGCGGTCTATCTCGCCCTAAGCCATTTCATGGGCGCCCCGTCCGGCGGCTGGCCCATTCCGCTGGCCACCGACATCGCCTTCGCCCTGGCCGTCTTCGGCTTCGTGGGCAAGGGCCTGCCCTCGTCCCTACGCATCTTCCTGCTGACCCTGGCCATCGTCGACGACCTGGGCGCCATCGCCCTTATCGCCCTGCTGTTCAGCGATGGAGCGAATTTCGTCCCTCTCGCCGGCGTGGCGGCCCTTCTGGTGGTGGGCGCTCTGGTGGCGGCGCGTGTTCGCATCACCGCGCCGTTCTGGGTGATCGGCTTCGCCGCGGTCTGGTACCTGACCGTGCTTTCGGGCCTCAGCACTTCGCTCACCGCCGTGGCCTTCGCCATGATCGTCCCGCTGCAGGCGCGCAAGGAGAACCGCCAGAGCCCGATCAAGGAGGCGATCCACGATCTCCACCCCTACAACGCCTTCCTGGTCCTGCCGTTGTTCGCCTTCGCCAAGGCGGGCGTCTCGTTCGCCGGAATGTCGGCCTCGGCCTTCATCTCGCCCCTCGTGGTGGCCATCGCGCTTGGCCTGTTCCTGGGCAAGCAGGCGGGGGTCTTCGCCATGGCCGTCCTGGCTTCGCGCCTGGGAATCGGAGCCCGTCCCACCGGCGCCACCTGGATGCAGGTCTACGGCGTGTCCGTCCTGTGCGGGGTCGGCTTCACCATGAGCCTCTTCATCGGCGTGCTCGCCTTCCCCGGCGCGGTGGATTCCCCTATCCAGATCGAGGTGAAGCTGGGCGTACTGGGGGGCTCGCTGCTGTCGGTGATCTGGGCGGCCATCATCCTGTCACGGGCGCGGCGGGCGACGCCCGCGGATACGGACGGGGTCGAACGCGACCAGATCGCGGTCTGA
- a CDS encoding TonB-dependent receptor yields MHFTRFIRRSASVLVLASAAAGAAHAQDASTIDAIIVTAQKREQNLQDVPIVVTALPQQLLQDNGVKDIKDLQILTPGLNVASTSNETNTTVRIRGVGTVGDNPGLESSVSVNIDGVYRPRNGVAFNDLGELERIEVLKGPQGTLFGKNTSAGVINVITKGPEFEFGAEAEATFGNYGAKGGSVAVTGPIIADKLAGRLFAATRKRDGFYDIVTGAGPRTNKEDANQDYYTVRGQLLFTPNESVDVRLIADYTKREESCCVGVQIVNGATAPIVNALGGGNGLSIPVRPFERVSYANRPTDQNIEDMGVSMEVNWDLEALGGATLTSVTAARNWKTANGQDIDFTTMDLAYRTPDWSTEFGQFSQELRLAGRTERLDWLFGVFYAKEDLEQYTPFVFGTQYETYLSLLLSGGTNANLVSILTGLPAGQAFAPGAGARDTYDQKAKSLAFFTNNTFKVTDAFDITLGLRYTREEKDLATRYTNAPGTNGCAAALSRVPFIAGAVGAANAPTVLGNICLPWTDPGFANRGTQQAREEDKLTGTLKASYRWNDDVMTYASFARGYKAGGFNLDRARIGLGVVNPDTAFAEEMVDSWELGAKTSWLNRTLSLNAAAFHQEFTGFQLNAFTGTSYIVTSIPKVKSVGVDTDLLWFTPLDGLTLQGGVTYALTEYGQFTPGPGVSPRLPNARLSFAPLWSGSMAASYKRNLGDTLMMRTSLSAKYSSTFNTGSDLHPAKVQPEMWLLNGRIAVGTQDERWTAELWAQNLLDEEYYQVGYDAPLQSGGYDAFLGAPRTYGVTLRAKF; encoded by the coding sequence ATGCACTTCACCCGATTCATCCGACGCTCGGCGTCCGTCCTGGTTTTGGCGTCCGCCGCTGCTGGCGCGGCCCATGCACAGGACGCGTCGACGATCGACGCCATCATCGTCACCGCCCAGAAGCGCGAGCAGAACCTGCAGGACGTGCCGATCGTCGTCACCGCCCTGCCGCAACAGCTGCTGCAGGACAACGGCGTCAAGGACATCAAGGATCTCCAGATCCTCACCCCGGGCCTGAACGTGGCCTCGACGTCCAACGAGACCAACACCACCGTCCGCATCCGCGGCGTCGGCACCGTCGGCGACAACCCCGGCCTGGAATCGTCGGTGTCGGTGAACATCGACGGCGTCTATCGCCCCCGTAACGGCGTGGCCTTCAACGACCTGGGCGAGCTTGAGCGCATCGAAGTGCTGAAGGGCCCGCAAGGCACCCTGTTCGGCAAGAACACCTCGGCCGGCGTCATCAACGTCATCACCAAGGGTCCGGAATTCGAATTCGGCGCGGAAGCCGAAGCGACCTTCGGCAACTACGGCGCCAAGGGCGGCTCGGTGGCCGTCACCGGCCCGATCATCGCCGACAAGCTGGCCGGCCGCCTGTTCGCCGCCACCCGCAAGCGCGACGGCTTCTATGACATCGTCACCGGCGCGGGTCCCCGCACCAACAAGGAAGACGCCAACCAGGACTACTACACCGTCCGCGGCCAGCTGCTCTTCACCCCGAACGAAAGCGTCGATGTCCGCCTGATCGCCGACTACACCAAGCGTGAGGAAAGCTGCTGCGTCGGCGTCCAGATCGTCAACGGCGCGACCGCCCCTATCGTCAACGCCCTGGGCGGCGGCAATGGCCTGTCGATCCCGGTGCGCCCGTTCGAGCGTGTCTCCTACGCCAACCGTCCGACCGATCAGAACATCGAGGACATGGGCGTCTCGATGGAGGTCAATTGGGACCTCGAAGCCCTCGGCGGCGCGACCCTGACCTCGGTCACCGCGGCGCGCAACTGGAAGACCGCCAACGGTCAGGACATCGACTTCACGACGATGGACCTCGCCTACCGTACGCCTGACTGGAGCACCGAGTTCGGCCAGTTCAGCCAGGAACTGCGCCTGGCCGGCCGCACCGAGCGCCTCGACTGGCTGTTCGGCGTGTTCTACGCCAAGGAAGACCTGGAGCAGTACACGCCCTTCGTGTTCGGCACCCAGTACGAGACCTATCTGAGCCTGCTGCTGTCGGGCGGGACCAACGCCAACCTGGTCTCGATCCTGACCGGCCTGCCCGCTGGCCAGGCCTTCGCGCCCGGCGCCGGCGCTCGCGACACCTACGACCAGAAGGCCAAGAGCCTGGCGTTCTTCACGAACAACACCTTCAAGGTCACCGACGCCTTCGATATCACGCTCGGCCTGCGCTACACGCGGGAAGAGAAGGACCTGGCGACCCGGTACACCAACGCTCCGGGCACCAATGGCTGCGCCGCCGCCCTTAGCCGCGTGCCATTCATCGCTGGCGCTGTCGGCGCCGCGAATGCGCCTACGGTGCTGGGCAACATCTGTCTGCCCTGGACCGACCCGGGCTTCGCCAACCGCGGCACGCAGCAGGCCCGTGAAGAGGACAAGCTGACCGGCACCCTCAAGGCGTCCTACCGCTGGAACGACGACGTCATGACCTACGCCTCGTTCGCGCGCGGCTACAAGGCGGGCGGTTTCAACCTCGACCGCGCCCGCATCGGTCTGGGCGTGGTCAATCCCGACACCGCCTTCGCCGAAGAAATGGTCGATTCCTGGGAGCTCGGTGCCAAGACCAGCTGGCTGAACCGCACGCTGTCGCTGAACGCCGCCGCCTTCCACCAGGAGTTCACCGGCTTCCAGCTGAACGCCTTCACTGGCACCAGCTACATCGTCACCTCGATCCCAAAGGTCAAATCCGTCGGCGTCGACACCGACCTGCTGTGGTTCACGCCGCTTGACGGCCTGACCCTGCAGGGCGGCGTCACCTACGCCCTGACCGAGTACGGCCAGTTCACCCCGGGCCCCGGCGTTTCGCCGCGCCTGCCGAACGCTCGCCTGTCCTTCGCCCCGCTGTGGTCGGGTTCGATGGCCGCCAGCTACAAGCGCAACCTCGGCGACACGCTGATGATGCGCACCAGCCTCAGCGCCAAGTACAGCTCGACCTTCAACACCGGTTCGGACCTGCACCCAGCCAAGGTGCAGCCTGAGATGTGGCTCCTGAACGGCCGTATCGCGGTCGGCACCCAGGACGAGCGCTGGACCGCCGAGCTGTGGGCCCAGAACCTGCTGGACGAAGAATACTATCAGGTCGGCTACGACGCCCCGCTGCAAAGCGGCGGCTACGACGCCTTCCTCGGCGCCCCGCGCACCTACGGCGTGACCCTGCGGGCCAAGTTCTAG
- the proC gene encoding pyrroline-5-carboxylate reductase, producing MTPILLLGAGRMGGAIIDGWRLTGAVSTSDLIIRDPNLDETFVASGAQLNPDPKVLKTAKTVILAVKPQVWRAVAEDVSGLLAKDAVIVSIVAGVSSQDLSQAFGDRVVARVMPTTAVAVAKGTVSVYATTPEARALAHQLFDPIATTVDLTDEGLMHAATAVSGSAPAYLYALVEALEGAGVSQGLTPEAAAELARSTIVGAAALMGASDTPPAELRRQVTSPNGTTQAALDILLGENGLPRMMTHAVTAAVKRSRELG from the coding sequence ATGACTCCAATTCTCCTGCTGGGCGCGGGCCGCATGGGCGGCGCCATCATCGACGGCTGGCGCCTGACGGGCGCCGTCTCGACCTCCGACCTGATTATTCGCGACCCCAACCTCGACGAGACCTTCGTCGCGTCGGGCGCGCAGCTCAATCCCGATCCCAAGGTTCTCAAGACCGCCAAAACCGTGATCCTAGCGGTGAAGCCGCAGGTGTGGCGCGCCGTGGCCGAGGATGTCTCCGGCCTGCTGGCCAAGGACGCGGTGATCGTCTCCATCGTCGCGGGCGTCTCGTCCCAGGACCTCAGCCAAGCGTTCGGCGATCGCGTCGTGGCGCGGGTCATGCCGACCACAGCCGTGGCCGTCGCCAAGGGCACGGTCAGCGTCTATGCGACAACGCCGGAAGCACGCGCCCTGGCCCACCAGTTGTTCGATCCCATCGCCACGACGGTTGATCTGACCGATGAGGGCCTGATGCACGCCGCGACGGCGGTGTCGGGCTCGGCGCCAGCCTATCTGTACGCCCTGGTCGAGGCGTTGGAAGGCGCGGGCGTGAGCCAGGGTCTGACGCCGGAGGCGGCGGCCGAACTGGCGCGCTCCACCATAGTCGGGGCCGCGGCCCTGATGGGCGCCTCCGACACGCCGCCGGCCGAATTGCGCCGGCAGGTGACCTCGCCCAACGGCACCACCCAGGCGGCGCTGGATATCCTGCTGGGCGAGAACGGCCTGCCCCGGATGATGACCCACGCGGTCACCGCCGCCGTGAAGCGCTCGCGCGAACTGGGCTGA
- a CDS encoding YbjN domain-containing protein: MDTQADDEDAFMALDPLDVVEHVLASENLTFDRTEDGDLAFALAGDWKDYELWFAWRPEAECLQLCLSLDLRASKTKRPAAYELLSLINQRCWLGHFEIWAEDGEVVFRHSMSLPSSDRPTLGQAASMIDAAMEAADRFYPAFDFLLHKAKTPDEAMAACMFETVGQA, from the coding sequence ATGGACACGCAAGCAGACGACGAAGACGCCTTCATGGCGCTCGATCCGCTGGACGTGGTCGAGCATGTGCTGGCGTCCGAAAACCTGACCTTTGACCGGACCGAAGACGGCGATCTCGCCTTCGCCCTGGCGGGTGACTGGAAGGACTACGAGCTGTGGTTCGCCTGGCGCCCCGAAGCCGAATGCCTGCAGCTGTGCCTCTCGCTGGACCTGCGCGCTTCCAAGACCAAGCGCCCGGCGGCCTATGAACTTCTCAGCCTGATCAATCAGCGCTGCTGGCTGGGCCATTTCGAGATCTGGGCCGAGGACGGCGAGGTGGTGTTCCGCCACTCGATGTCCCTGCCCAGCAGCGACCGCCCCACCCTGGGTCAGGCGGCGTCGATGATCGACGCGGCCATGGAGGCGGCCGACCGCTTCTATCCGGCGTTCGACTTCCTGCTGCACAAGGCCAAGACCCCGGACGAGGCCATGGCCGCCTGCATGTTCGAGACGGTCGGCCAAGCCTGA
- a CDS encoding accessory factor UbiK family protein codes for MQTQNPFLDEFAKLTTAAMGIAQAAGEEAKTAFRAQADKFAAEFDLVRRDDFDALKAEVAALRAELDALRGGAPTAAAAAKPARKKPAPKAD; via the coding sequence ATGCAGACCCAGAACCCTTTTCTCGACGAATTCGCCAAGCTGACCACGGCCGCCATGGGCATCGCCCAGGCCGCCGGTGAAGAAGCCAAGACGGCGTTCCGCGCCCAGGCCGACAAGTTCGCCGCCGAGTTCGATCTGGTTCGTCGTGACGACTTCGACGCGCTGAAGGCCGAAGTGGCCGCCCTGCGCGCCGAACTGGACGCCCTCAGGGGCGGGGCGCCCACGGCCGCCGCCGCGGCCAAGCCGGCCCGCAAGAAGCCCGCCCCAAAGGCGGACTGA
- the lgt gene encoding prolipoprotein diacylglyceryl transferase, with protein MPFPEFLDPILIQIGPFAIRWYALAYVAGILLGWRYAVGLVKNPRLWGGQTPTITPEKIDDLILWITLGVIGGGRLGYVLFYNPSLITQNPIEILQVWNGGMSFHGGCLGVAVAVIIFAALNKIDIRRLGDLVAPAVPFGLFFGRLANFINAELWGRTTDVPWGVIFPGAGPYPRHPSQLYEALLEGLALFLILRLTTHKWMWLQRRGGVAGLFLVGYAVFRASLENVRQPDAFMPDFPLGLTMGMMLSLPMLVAGLVLIALALREPKREPA; from the coding sequence TTGCCCTTTCCCGAATTCCTCGACCCCATCCTGATCCAGATCGGGCCCTTCGCGATCCGCTGGTACGCCCTGGCCTATGTGGCCGGCATTCTGCTCGGCTGGCGCTATGCGGTCGGCCTGGTCAAGAACCCGCGCCTGTGGGGTGGCCAGACGCCGACCATCACCCCCGAAAAGATCGACGACCTGATCCTGTGGATCACCCTGGGCGTCATCGGCGGCGGGCGTCTGGGCTATGTGCTGTTCTACAATCCGTCCCTGATCACCCAGAACCCCATCGAGATTCTCCAGGTCTGGAACGGCGGCATGAGCTTCCATGGCGGCTGCCTGGGCGTGGCCGTCGCGGTGATCATCTTCGCCGCCCTGAACAAGATCGACATTCGCCGGCTGGGCGATCTGGTGGCGCCCGCCGTGCCGTTCGGCCTGTTCTTCGGCCGCCTGGCCAATTTCATCAACGCCGAACTGTGGGGCCGCACCACCGACGTTCCCTGGGGCGTCATCTTCCCGGGCGCCGGCCCCTATCCGCGCCACCCCAGCCAGCTGTATGAGGCGCTGCTGGAGGGCTTGGCCCTGTTCCTGATCCTGCGCCTGACCACTCACAAGTGGATGTGGCTGCAGCGGCGCGGCGGGGTCGCGGGCCTGTTCCTGGTGGGCTACGCGGTGTTCCGCGCCAGCCTGGAGAACGTGCGCCAGCCAGACGCCTTCATGCCCGACTTCCCGCTCGGCCTGACCATGGGAATGATGCTGTCCTTGCCCATGCTGGTCGCCGGCCTCGTCCTGATCGCCCTGGCCTTGCGCGAGCCGAAACGTGAGCCTGCGTGA
- a CDS encoding class I SAM-dependent methyltransferase, translating to MSLRDRLIAEIAATGPISVADYMLRCLHDPQDGYYATRPALGAGGDFITAPLVSQMFGELIGLWCVETWSRLGSPAAFRLVEAGPGDGTLMSDLLRAARLAPGFLAAADLWLVETSPPLRALQAERLAGGPLTPRWADSVEQVPGDAPLILVSNELLDCLPARQFVRTGQGWAERLVALDDAGELAFRLGPPASAPTASEVSLGMVFETSPVQQAFGAMLGERIARDGGVALLIDYGRDAPSPGDTLQALKAHQKVDPLACPGQADLTVHADFPAVLAAARQAGAQTAPILPQRLFLARLGIEQRAAALAAARPDQFETLERQLARLVEPDQMGTLFKAACVHSQNVAPPGFEEA from the coding sequence GTGAGCCTGCGTGATCGCCTGATCGCCGAGATCGCGGCGACGGGCCCGATCAGCGTCGCCGACTACATGCTGCGCTGCCTGCACGATCCACAGGACGGCTATTACGCGACGCGGCCCGCCCTGGGCGCCGGCGGCGACTTCATCACCGCCCCCCTGGTCAGCCAGATGTTCGGCGAGTTGATAGGCTTGTGGTGCGTCGAGACGTGGAGCCGTCTGGGCTCCCCCGCCGCCTTCCGCCTTGTGGAAGCCGGTCCCGGCGACGGCACGCTGATGAGCGATCTGCTGCGGGCCGCCCGGCTCGCCCCCGGCTTCCTCGCCGCCGCCGACCTGTGGCTGGTCGAGACCTCGCCGCCCCTCCGCGCGCTGCAAGCCGAACGCCTGGCCGGCGGTCCGTTGACGCCGCGATGGGCCGACAGCGTCGAGCAGGTCCCCGGCGACGCCCCCCTGATCCTGGTGTCCAACGAGCTTCTCGACTGCCTTCCAGCCCGGCAATTCGTGCGCACCGGGCAAGGATGGGCTGAGCGGCTTGTGGCTCTGGACGACGCCGGCGAACTGGCCTTCCGGCTCGGTCCGCCCGCCTCCGCGCCGACCGCGTCCGAGGTTTCGCTAGGCATGGTCTTCGAAACCTCGCCGGTCCAGCAGGCCTTCGGCGCCATGCTCGGCGAGCGCATAGCCCGCGACGGTGGCGTCGCCCTGCTCATTGACTACGGCCGCGATGCCCCCAGTCCCGGCGACACCCTGCAGGCGCTCAAGGCCCACCAGAAGGTCGACCCCCTCGCCTGCCCTGGCCAGGCCGACCTGACCGTCCACGCCGACTTTCCCGCCGTCCTGGCCGCCGCGCGCCAAGCCGGCGCCCAGACCGCCCCCATCCTGCCCCAGAGGCTATTCCTGGCCCGCCTGGGGATCGAACAACGCGCCGCCGCCCTCGCCGCCGCCCGTCCGGACCAGTTCGAAACCCTCGAGCGTCAGCTTGCCCGCCTTGTCGAACCCGATCAGATGGGGACTCTTTTCAAGGCGGCGTGCGTTCATTCCCAGAATGTCGCTCCCCCCGGTTTCGAAGAGGCCTGA
- the pgeF gene encoding peptidoglycan editing factor PgeF, with translation MAVTELPRVQSALLAAVPGVRHAFFTRKGGVSMGLYDSLNIGRGSKDEPADVAENRARAAAHFGGEPGDLDTCFQIHSTIAIVADGSWGDARPEGDAIVSKTPGVICGALSADCAPVLIVDPVARIVASAHAGWRGALDGVVQSAVDTMVGLGADPANMIAAVGPCIGRESYEVGLDFFERFAADAPGSEQFFSPGAAPDKRQFDLPAFVLERLRTAGVEQREWVGRDTCAEEEWFFSNRRAVLRGEGDYGRLLSAIMLT, from the coding sequence ATCGCTGTGACCGAACTGCCCCGCGTCCAGTCCGCCCTGCTCGCCGCCGTCCCCGGCGTCCGCCACGCCTTCTTCACCCGCAAGGGCGGCGTCTCCATGGGCCTCTATGACAGCCTGAACATCGGCCGGGGCTCCAAGGACGAACCCGCCGACGTGGCCGAGAACCGCGCCCGCGCCGCCGCCCATTTCGGGGGCGAGCCCGGCGATCTCGACACCTGCTTCCAGATTCATTCGACCATCGCCATCGTCGCCGACGGCTCCTGGGGCGACGCGCGGCCGGAGGGCGACGCCATCGTCTCCAAGACCCCTGGCGTGATCTGCGGCGCCCTGTCGGCCGACTGCGCGCCGGTGCTGATCGTCGATCCCGTGGCGCGCATCGTGGCCTCGGCCCATGCCGGCTGGCGCGGCGCCCTCGACGGGGTGGTGCAGTCGGCGGTGGACACCATGGTCGGCCTCGGCGCCGATCCGGCGAACATGATCGCCGCCGTCGGCCCCTGCATCGGCCGCGAATCCTATGAGGTCGGCCTGGATTTCTTCGAGCGCTTCGCCGCCGACGCCCCGGGTTCGGAACAGTTCTTCTCGCCGGGCGCCGCGCCCGACAAGCGCCAGTTCGACCTGCCCGCCTTCGTGCTGGAGCGCCTGCGCACCGCCGGGGTCGAGCAACGCGAATGGGTCGGCCGCGACACCTGCGCAGAGGAAGAATGGTTCTTCTCCAACCGCCGCGCCGTGCTGCGAGGCGAGGGCGACTACGGCCGCCTGCTGTCGGCGATTATGCTTACCTGA
- a CDS encoding ribose-phosphate pyrophosphokinase codes for MKLLAGNSNRTLAGAIADYLDLPLTKAQVRRFADNEVFVTIDENVRGEDVFIIQSTSYPANDNLMELLICIDALKRASGKRITAVVPYFGYARQDRKTGGRTPISAKLVANLITRAGADRVLTMDLHAGQIQGFFDIPTDNLLPTPLLAADIRENYKKTDELMIVSPDVGGVVRARALAKRLDADLAIVDKRRSGPGQSEVMNIIGDVQGRRCILFDDIADSAGTLCNAAEALMANGAADVAAYVTHGVLSGAAYDRIGKSVLTELVVTDSIEQPEQSLDTCGKVRLVSCAPLIGEAIRRIANEESVSKLFD; via the coding sequence ATGAAGCTGCTGGCTGGCAACTCCAACCGTACTCTCGCGGGCGCTATCGCCGACTATCTGGACCTGCCCCTGACCAAGGCGCAGGTCCGGCGCTTCGCCGACAACGAGGTCTTCGTCACCATCGACGAGAACGTCCGCGGCGAGGACGTCTTCATCATCCAGTCGACCAGCTACCCCGCCAACGACAACCTGATGGAGCTGCTGATCTGCATCGATGCGCTCAAGCGCGCGTCGGGCAAGCGGATCACCGCTGTCGTCCCCTACTTCGGCTACGCCCGCCAGGACCGCAAAACTGGCGGCCGCACCCCGATCTCGGCCAAGCTGGTGGCCAACCTGATCACCCGCGCCGGCGCCGACCGGGTCCTGACCATGGACCTGCACGCCGGCCAGATTCAGGGCTTCTTCGACATCCCCACGGACAACCTGCTGCCGACCCCGCTGCTGGCCGCCGACATCCGCGAAAACTACAAGAAGACCGACGAGCTGATGATCGTCTCGCCCGACGTGGGCGGGGTGGTTCGCGCCCGCGCCCTGGCCAAGCGTCTCGACGCCGACCTGGCCATTGTCGACAAGCGCCGCTCAGGCCCCGGCCAGAGCGAAGTGATGAACATCATCGGCGACGTCCAGGGCCGCCGCTGCATCCTGTTCGACGACATCGCCGACAGCGCCGGCACCCTGTGCAACGCCGCCGAGGCCCTGATGGCCAACGGCGCGGCCGACGTGGCGGCCTATGTCACCCACGGCGTGCTGTCGGGCGCGGCCTATGACCGGATCGGCAAGTCGGTTCTGACAGAACTGGTGGTCACCGACTCCATCGAGCAGCCGGAACAGTCGCTGGACACCTGCGGCAAGGTCCGCCTGGTCTCCTGCGCCCCGCTGATCGGCGAAGCCATCCGCCGCATCGCCAACGAAGAGTCGGTGTCCAAGCTGTTTGACTGA